The genomic interval GCATAACCGAAGCAGCGCCGGCTCTTGGTGTTGGAATATTACTGGCTGTTGCCAAAGATGACCATTTTCCACTTGCAAAATCATATACATCTACCTCAGGAACAGTCAGCTTGAATACTTCATTGGTAATGCCGGATGAACGCCTTCCGCCTGCTACGTAAATTTTATCATTTGCTATGGCAGCCTGGAAATGGTCCCTTGTTCTTGGTGCATTCGCCAATGTCTTCCACGTATTTGCAGCCGGATCATACACATCGAACCAATTGACCTGTCCGGTCCAGTGGCCATCCTGGATACCACCTACTATATAAATTTTACTTTTATAAACCACTGCACCTGCCGATCCTCTGCGCCGGTCTTCAGGAATATCAGCACCTTTAGTCCATTTATCAGTGGCAGGATTATAAATGTAAATGGAAGTAACCGGCTTTTCACGCGGATATGAGCCCGTAAAAGCACCAATCACATAAACCAAACCATCCAATACAACAGCCTGAAAATGATGCAATTCTATTGGAACGTTACTTTTGTTAGTCCACGTTTTTTTGATCGGATCGTACATCTGTACGGCTTTTATCGTACGCCCGCCCATCAGATAAAATTTATCTCCTACCTGTACATACGCATTTTCCTCGCGCCCGATCGGAATTCCCGAAGCAGCCGTCAGCGTTTGCCAGTTACCCTTGGACGTTACCTGATCGTTGGTCACGTTAATAAAATCCCAGGTTGCGTTAAAAGGCGTTGCGTTGTTCGACGTGGCGATAATACCTACTGCCAAAGCAGGTTCTCCCTGTAACGCAATTAATAATGTACCGCTTAATTTGATCGAACTGCCCGCATTCGTCGGCGAAGCTCCGTCCACGGCATATTTTGGCTGAACAGTGCCGGTAGCAGGATCAACAGCCAGATATAAATCAATGGTTGACGCTGATAAACCTTCCGGTAAGTCAGATACTGATGTAACAGCAACGCCCGCATTTTCAGAAACTACCTGGATTCCTCCTTTGCCCCCATTTGCGCTCAGTACAATTTTTATATAATTATCCTGATCACCCGTTCCTATATAAATTCCCTGAGACTGATTGTCTTTGGGCGTTTTATCATTAAAAAAAGCACCTAAAATACGGCCCTGTACGGTAAAGGGACTAGTTTTTGATGACACATTGATACCAAACTGAAAAGCATTTTCCTGATTGTTCAAATTCCCCAGTGCGTCTCCTGCCGAAACCTCAACTATAGACAGAGCGCCTACTGCACCGCCGGCAATTAAATTGTCTTCATCAAAAAGATTAAGATAATCGTTGGTTTCTTTCCTGTTACTCATCAATCCTGTAAAACCCAGGCCAAAAAAGCCAGTACCAGGATTGTTATTAAACAGATCATACTTTACTGGCAAAGTAGTAGAAAGACCGTTTGTAGCATCCCATGCAAAGTAATCGATATTGTCAGCTATGCCATCATTGTCATCATCCGGATCGTTCAGGTCGGAAATTTTATCTCCGTCAAAATCAGCAGGTTTGCTGGATGCTGAGCAAGGGTTTGTTTTGTTATCAATTTCGTCTGCATTGGAATAACCATCGTTATCGTCATCCACCGTCGTACTGTTTTGGCCACTGCAGGAAACAAAATCAGTTGGTTCGAATATTGTGATTGCATTTCCGCCATAAGTGGCAGCCCAGACCGAGCCCGGAAAAATATCATTATCGCCCTGAGCGGTAACGTCAAGCGGCTGCGATCCGAAGCTGGAGGCAAACGGGGAATCTTTGATCAGCTTTTTGGAGCCTTTTTCATTTAAAACATCGTCTCCGGAATCATTAAAACTGATATTATAAATATTCCCGTTAAAGCAGGCAGCAAGAATATTACCTTTTAATCCATTGTTGAAATTAGAAGCTGTATACTCAACAATTCCATTGGTAGAAATCGGGAATGTGAGTAAAGAATTATCCTTTTCGCCCGGACTCTGGTAATCACCTTCTATGGGATTTGCCATAGTAACAGGCACCGGCGGCCAGTCTGCCGGTAATGGATTATCTCCGGTTTTGCTGGTACGAAAAGCAATAGAAGTCCCCGACCTGGTGTACAAGCCAGCACCTGCCGGATTCGCCCTGATCGGATTGGGATGGCCGGCGTAATAACTTCCTGCTTTATAACTATCCAGGTTGCCAATATAATGTAGGCCATCCAGATTGTTGACTTGCGGATCATTGATACCCGGACCACTCGATCCAGGTTCGCCCGTTACATAATTATTGGTCACTTTTCCGGTAATACCTTCATTATCAGGACCTCCACCCCATCCCTGGTTCGGGCCGTTATCAACGGTATACATACGCCTGGCTTTGCCGGGGGTTTTTGTAATAACAAGGTCATAGGCATTGCGATAACCCGTTGAGTGGATCTGTACCGGGCCATCAATGGTAATTTTGG from Dyadobacter sp. NIV53 carries:
- a CDS encoding kelch repeat-containing protein — translated: MRSFSTPPSVINRNLFLSLFSFFFFLNAIVCQSQNFSFAPSSLKGIKITNPTSLQFGPDGRLYVSQQDGVINIYTIRRDSASSYTVTATEIVNLINEIPNHDDDDGDVNSTVTTRQVTSLLITGTAASPILYVTSSDSRIGGPSGDKNLDTNSGILSKLTKTSGGWDKTDLVRGFPRSEENHSTNGMQLDEQTNIMYLTIGGFTNAGAPSKDFAYICEYAFGAAIVSIDLTKIEAMATKGSGNTKYKYDLPTVDDPTRANNVDGSDKNDPFGGNDGLNQAKITIDGPVQIHSTGYRNAYDLVITKTPGKARRMYTVDNGPNQGWGGGPDNEGITGKVTNNYVTGEPGSSGPGINDPQVNNLDGLHYIGNLDSYKAGSYYAGHPNPIRANPAGAGLYTRSGTSIAFRTSKTGDNPLPADWPPVPVTMANPIEGDYQSPGEKDNSLLTFPISTNGIVEYTASNFNNGLKGNILAACFNGNIYNISFNDSGDDVLNEKGSKKLIKDSPFASSFGSQPLDVTAQGDNDIFPGSVWAATYGGNAITIFEPTDFVSCSGQNSTTVDDDNDGYSNADEIDNKTNPCSASSKPADFDGDKISDLNDPDDDNDGIADNIDYFAWDATNGLSTTLPVKYDLFNNNPGTGFFGLGFTGLMSNRKETNDYLNLFDEDNLIAGGAVGALSIVEVSAGDALGNLNNQENAFQFGINVSSKTSPFTVQGRILGAFFNDKTPKDNQSQGIYIGTGDQDNYIKIVLSANGGKGGIQVVSENAGVAVTSVSDLPEGLSASTIDLYLAVDPATGTVQPKYAVDGASPTNAGSSIKLSGTLLIALQGEPALAVGIIATSNNATPFNATWDFINVTNDQVTSKGNWQTLTAASGIPIGREENAYVQVGDKFYLMGGRTIKAVQMYDPIKKTWTNKSNVPIELHHFQAVVLDGLVYVIGAFTGSYPREKPVTSIYIYNPATDKWTKGADIPEDRRRGSAGAVVYKSKIYIVGGIQDGHWTGQVNWFDVYDPAANTWKTLANAPRTRDHFQAAIANDKIYVAGGRRSSGITNEVFKLTVPEVDVYDFASGKWSSLATASNIPTPRAGAASVMLGNELLVIGGESPQPAAHNETEALNINTNTWRSMADLKQGRHGSQAIENNNGIYVVTGAGNQGGSPLLTTQEVFYLDNATTPIGTALIQSQLDAPASVDFGQVKTASTNTKTITLNNTAGNQAIIISSVTKSGDNSFTYEAPFALPFVIPVGGSADFKIIFKPTTSDIANASLVVKHSGTGETATIALSGQVAEIVSDPVSLHFFSQQAGTTSKAQTITLTNTGTTSRQISSVTVTGTNKTEFAHNLTSAVTLNAGASKDVAVTFKPAGLGTKVAQLNISYSGSSTPVIIRLTGEGTNNPNQDPVANAGSDTTITLLNDSFVLNGSGTDEDGTVEAYIWKQVSGPSNVVFSSKIVAKPTISGFSAGTYVFSLVVRDDAGATSAADEITIIVDPITGTGQPGVDFQTEIYPNPVSGHFEIKVPDWKQVKSVTVMNIAGQVYFDSENVKALSGGITVTNFPAGLYLVKIKMINNRITTNRIMVVK